The region AAGAGGTGCACTTCGAGGAGACCGTCGACCGCTTCCATCTCCTTTACCAGCTTGAGGACGGTTCGTGGACCGTGTATGAAACGTTTGTTGTTGGAGGAAAGGAAAATCTGACATGAACGTCGCGATTGGAACGACAAACGACCTCGCCCTGTATGCAGACGCCCTGCGCGTCCGCCGGCTCGTGTTCATTGAAGAACAAAACGTCCCCGAAGAAGAGGAAGTCGACGCATTCGAGCACGACTCGTTCCATCTCGTCCTGTATGACGGCGAAGCGCCGGTCGGCGCTGGCCGGCTTCGCTTCATTGACGAAGGCGTCGGCAAAATCGAGCGCATTTGCGTCCTGCCGTCCCACCGCGGCCGCGGCGCCGGACGGATGGTGATGGAAGCGATCGAACAGCTGGCAAAAACAAAAGGGGC is a window of Geobacillus kaustophilus DNA encoding:
- a CDS encoding GNAT family N-acetyltransferase, whose amino-acid sequence is MNVAIGTTNDLALYADALRVRRLVFIEEQNVPEEEEVDAFEHDSFHLVLYDGEAPVGAGRLRFIDEGVGKIERICVLPSHRGRGAGRMVMEAIEQLAKTKGAKTAKLNAQTHAEPFYKKLGYTTVSGVFMDAGIPHVTMVKSLE